Sequence from the Drosophila innubila isolate TH190305 chromosome 3L unlocalized genomic scaffold, UK_Dinn_1.0 0_D_3L, whole genome shotgun sequence genome:
TCCCTACATTTATTTTCCATAAGTATTTGCGGTTACCAATAAGTCGTATGtcaacaatttatttcaaatattaacataattgTTAAGAATTGATATATGGCAtcagcaattaatttaaacgaTATTATATGCCttattattcaatataattttggcAGTTGAAGGCAACTATTGTTAATTTctgcttatttatatatggtATAAGGTTATATCCAGGtttgataaaatttgaaatataagtTGCATTGATAAAacattgcttttaatttaaaaagctacacaaaatttatttaaaaaaccagTCAAAAAACTAACCTTAAATacaccaaaaaattttattgaaattgtttttttatatatttgaaaaaatataatctttGACATTTAAAGAGTTCCGAAATTTTCGAActgttgttatttaaataaaaatctgtagACATTCGTGttgtatgtaaaaaaatttactccCCCCCTCTCACAAAGATGCCTACGCTCTTGCCAATTGCTGCTGGTTTATAAATACAAGTCGACGTTAATTGAGGTGCATTTGGTGTCTTCATATTTTAAAGAGAACTTCAACTTTTTTCCAAATGAAATCAGCTATCTGTGGATTATTTTTCCTCGGTCTTGCCCAAACCATATTCAACGATCAGGAAGTCCACGAAAATGAGTTCGagacattttatttgctgGACAACATAATCAAGGATGTGAGCGACCAAGAGCGACTCGATCAGATCTTGGTGGAAAATCAGGAGCTTATCAATAAACTCAACGATCGAATTGTCTCCGAAGAAAAGACTTTTAAGATGGGCATAAGTGAATCTGATATTGAATGTGTGGCCAATGATGATGAGGAGACGGAACGTCGCCGAGAATGGTGCCGTATCTGGGGCCGAGTATTTGACGAGCCATAGTGTCAACGAGATGGTGTTGTCGTCATTGGCCATACCCACAATGTTCAAGGCGGagacaataatattaaaaaaaatcatttgtaataaataactatGAATGATTAATAAATCACATTCGCTTATGCATTTCTAAAGTGCAATGTTCTTAAAGACAGCAATTCTTTAATGGGGCTGCCGTAAAGTATGCAACagctttttacaaatttaaatttattcatcaGAACCAACCGAAAACCCATATATTTTTGGTTGCTTTTCAGATGGCTTACATTTCTGGAGCAACCCtgattataaacatttttatacctacatttgttgtaatttgcaaattaatttcaactgcatatactgttgcatactttttgtgtgctgcaaaaaatttaaatgcttttatgattattttgttaagtgcatatatttgattaatttacaaatagaagtgtgtatatttatattattttatatatgtatgttaatatgttaattgaaaaatgcttCAAACCACGGGAAAAACTCCAAAGCTTGCAATTTTGCATTGATTATTCTTGTTGCGAGCCATGCGAATATAACCATTTTCACCCCAAGATTGTCCCCAAGAGTTCTTAACCTGCCAATAGTCGCCGCCTTGGTCATCGTGGCCATAtccaacaacgacaacaccaTGGTTAACGCCTCCTTGACACGATGGCTCATCGAATACTCCGCCCTGGTAATGCTGAAACAAGGATGCATCGATGGCCACCGATATGGGACCCTTCTCGGCTACGGCCGTTGCCAATGCCGACTCATCACCGCTGGCCACACCTGCAATATCAGAGACCGTGGCACCAATGTGCTCTCCATTGAACCTGCAGTCTCCGTCCTTAGCTTCATAGGGATACGAGTCCTCGGTATCCACTCCACCATTATCCTTAATGTATTGAAGAGCGTTAGCTGGCCAACCACCTTGGCAACCGCCATCCTTCTTGGAGCAGTCCACCAGATTCTGTTCGGATAAGGATACTAGCTGTTGGTTTTTTATGAAATGTTGTCCCTCCAGGGATCCAACGGCGGAAAAAGCCCAACATGAGCCACAGGGACCCTGATCCTTCACTCCGGTAACAGCGCCACTATCACGCCAATCTATACTCTCCGGATTCTTAACACTTGCAGAAGATGTGTGAATATAACCGATTCCATTTATTAAGTCATTCGGATTGAAAGTAGAGAGCATGAGTTctttgaattcatttgaatgcAAATCCGTAAATTGATTTACGCCCATCTTGTAACTCTTTTCTCCGGCGGCATGTCCTTTGTTGTGTTTATTGATTAGCTCCTTGTTGTCCTTAAAGATCTGCTTACGCTGTTCGTGCTCTTTGACATCCTTATAGATTTTGTTGTACAGCTGCTTAAATGAGTCGAACTCCTTTTCTAGGACATCCTGATAGTTGATATGTGCCTGGGCAAATCCCACGAGAAATAATACAGCGATagctaatttcattttgaaataagtTGGTGTTCTCTGAGGAACTTAAAGATACCAATTGTACCTAGATTGACGTAGAGTAGCATTTATATACTCTCAGCAATTGAACCTAGCCACATTTACGGAGTTGACCAACAATGGTCGATGTACATGATGGATGCAACATGAAAAATGATtcataatattcatttaatctAGCTTGcccaataataacaacatcgTCTGTACAAAGACTCACTTTTCGTCACTTTTATGGCCTGAACTGGATTACTGATAGCAGACTGtgataacatttaaaatgctaaTCAAATTCAGAGACATTTCGAATTATAAGCTGTGTGAATCGATTTGCAGCGCTTCGATTGAATTtcattatgaaataaaaaatacttgttGCAAGAAGATtgtccaaaataaaataaaccaacgtatttatttatttttaaagcaggAGTCTAAAAACtaactattaaaattgttatgctTCTGCGAAGAACATTATACCGCTTATATCATGGtttagtataaataaattttaatatcttaaaatatctCGAGAAACTGACAAGTTGTCAATTTGGTATCAatgagatttatttatttccttgAGTCCCAACAAAGTtgccaaaataaacaaattgctgTCAGATCCCcttgtaaatatttcagttAGGAATGTCATTACTATTCGAATTATAAGCTGTGTGAATCGATTTGCAGCGCTTCGATTGAATttcaatatgaaataaaaaataattgttgcaAGAAGATtgtccaaaataaaataaaccaacgtatttatttatttttaaagcaggAGTCTAAAAACTaactattaaaacaaataaactaacaaaataaacaaattgccgACAGATCCCcttgtaaatatttcagttAGGAATGTcattactaattttaatttggaatTAGATcaatatatcctgaccaaatttcaTTTAGCTTCCAAACAAAAgctgttttataattttgttgtcgAAGTATCAAATAATGGCGCTATAAAGAAGAAGAcatttatgttattaaattgctttgaaaactaaactttaaaatacaaatttggtttaagATTCTTCTCCCATGGTAGTTTACgtttgctgttggtgttgacaatatatataatattgtcTAAGTCTGTTAGGTCTGTCTAGTTCTACTTCCAGCTATTAGTAATACGTAATTAgagtatttgttttaattacgATCATTACAAGTACCGTTGCCTCATCGGAGGTAATTACTTTTGGATATGGGAGGTGCTATTAGATGGGCTTACTATCCATTAacagaaaaccataaaaagaGACTCgagctaaaatatatttaatatctagATTCTAGCCCCTAAATTTATGACTATTTtcaaaaagaggaaaaaaggTTATCTGCTCAATTGATCAGTTTCaatgcaaaatttaacaagCCAAATAGCATAGataaaactattaaaagctattttttaataagctaAACAATCTCATTAAAACACTAAAGTGAGGGAATTAATAGTGTTAACATAAAAAGTTTTAACGCTTTCTTTTTCGATCACAACagtaattagtttaattttggtAACTAGCAGttgaattataattactaACTAAAAAggcgtcaaaaaaaaaaccttcatctttaaaatcaaatatcttTTGCTTCTTATTCTaaatctaaaatcaatatataattataaacaaaccGAGGAATTCTCAATATAAAAGTAATCTCAATATGATTTGGAATGATGAAACCACCAAGGCAATTGATAATCCATTAAGTGAGCTACGTGtagtacatattttaatatgattttacTGATAGTATAATGTAGTTTTTCTTCATCTCAGTATTATACATTATTCAGACAAGTCGAAAGTATATAAATAGGTGAAAATGGTAAGTCAAGCAGAGTTCGAATCTTATTGTGCTTCAGTAAGCTTCACCCTAAATCAAAATGAAGGCAGTTCTATTATTTTTGGCACTGATCGGAGTAACCCAGGCATCGGTTCTATCGAGCTACCTAGGACAGTATGAGTCTTTTAAAGTAGAGTATAATAAAGTCGACAAAGATTTCAGGGAGGAGCGAGAGCGCCTGTTTGTTTTCCTGAACAACATGCAGACTATTACTGAACACAATAAGCGTTATGCAGCCAAAAAGGAGACCTACGAAATGGGGGTGAATCAATTTACGGATTTGCGACCCGAGGAATTCGAAAGACTTATGCTCTCAAGCATCAATGCCTCTGAATTGGAATCCAACGTCCATCAGTATTTTAATTCGTCTAAAAATCTATCATATCCAAGTAGCTTTGACTGGCGTACCAGGGGTGCAGTTACTCCTGTCAAGAACCAGGGCTCCTGTGGCTCCTGTTGGGCTTTTTTTGCAACGTGGCAACGGCGTGCTGGAGAGTCATCATTTTATCAAGACCCGTCAGTTGGTACCCTTGTCCGAACAAAATTTGGTGGACTGTAGCAGAGGGTCTCCCTACTATAATCAAGGCTGCTCAGGTGGCTGGCCAGCTAGCGCGTTGACCTATGTTAAGAACAATGGTGGCATAAATACCGAGCAATCATATCCCTATGAAGCCAGGGATAAAAATTGTCGCTTCGACAGGAACAAAATAGGGGCTAAGGTCGTTGATATTGTCGGCGTTAAAAGTGGTGATGAATCGCAATTGGCAAGCCGAAAGGGGTCCAATTTCTGTGGCTGTCGatgcaaaaatgtttcaaaattatagaGGTGGCGT
This genomic interval carries:
- the LOC117788049 gene encoding uncharacterized protein LOC117788049, with amino-acid sequence MKSAICGLFFLGLAQTIFNDQEVHENEFETFYLLDNIIKDVSDQERLDQILVENQELINKLNDRIVSEEKTFKMGISESDIECVANDDEETERRREWCRIWGRVFDEPYKKNHL
- the LOC117787234 gene encoding cathepsin L1-like, encoding MKLAIAVLFLVGFAQAHINYQDVLEKEFDSFKQLYNKIYKDVKEHEQRKQIFKDNKELINKHNKGHAAGEKSYKMGVNQFTDLHSNEFKELMLSTFNPNDLINGIGYIHTSSASVKNPESIDWRDSGAVTGVKDQGPCGSCWAFSAVGSLEGQHFIKNQQLVSLSEQNLVDCSKKDGGCQGGWPANALQYIKDNGGVDTEDSYPYEAKDGDCRFNGEHIGATVSDIAGVASGDESALATAVAEKGPISVAIDASLFQHYQGGVFDEPSCQGGVNHGVVVVGYGHDDQGGDYWQVKNSWGQSWGENGYIRMARNKNNQCKIASFGVFPVV